CACTTGCGGAGATCGGCGGCCGTCCAGTGCCTGGGGAAACCTGGGGCCTCAATGTCGGACGCGAGCGCAAGGGTGCAGAGCCGGAGGTCAGCTCCTGGGCTCCCTCGTCGGGGTTCTCCGACCCGGCCAAGCTCGGCGAGATGCACTTCGCCGCACCTGCAGGGCCGGTTGGCCTCGAGATACTCTCCCGCGGCGGCGCCGGTGAGCAGTTCAGGGACACCGGCCACAATGTCTTCCGCGTCGCTGCCACGAACCAGGGCCGGCAGCCCGTCACAGTCCGGCTCCGAGTTGAGACAGGCGGGAAGGAGATCGGTGCGACCGCTGCAGAGGTGCCGGCGGGCAAGACGACCAGCCTGAGCGCACCCTATGAGGTGCCCGCCGGAGCAAAGGGTCAGGTCAGCTTCGCTGCGACCGTCGGCGACCAACCTCTCTACGCTTCCGACCTTGACCTGCTGGCCGCCGAGACCAGACAGCCGAGGACCTGGGTCGTTGACAAGCCGCTGTTCAAGGAGCTACTCAGTAACGAACCGCCCGGTCTCGCGCGTGACGGCGTGCTGATGTGGAGCCACACTCTCAACCTCTCGCTGATGCGCGAGACCGCACGCCGGTTTGCCGTGCGCTATGTCGCCGACGAGACCTTCCGTGACTATGGAACTCATGGTCTCATTGTCATCGGCGGCCAGGTTGCCGGTGACCGTGTCGAACCCTTCAAGCGCTACGACATCAAGATGGCGGGCTACACGAGGGCGCTTCCGCCGGGCGTTCCCTGGGCGCTGGATCCGCGCGCGATCGACGACTACATCAGCGGCATAGAGACGCTGCTTACGGAACCGCACCCACACCTGTGGGGGATCTACACCGGGGACGAGCTGGACGAGATCGCGATGGGGCAAGGCGTCGACCTGATGGCGGCGCCGCCGAAGGACTACCCCTACCTCGCGCAGGCGGAGGAAGAGGTTCGCCAGAAGTACGGCGGCGGCAAGTGGGGAATCCCGCAGGGACCCGAGGACAAGAACCCGTACCGATGGATCGCCTATCAGCGCTGGGCGGCGTCGAGGATGCGGGACCGATACCAACGTCTGCACGACGCCGTCCAGCGCCTCGACCCGAAGGTGCACCTCGTCAGCACCGATCCGGTCGGCGGTGTCCATGGTCGGGAGTTCAGCAGTCAGGCGCCCTACTTCGACATCTTCACCCACCAGTATCTGCCGCGGCAGTCGCGCTGGCGTCAGTATTTGGGGCTCCTCACCAAGGTCCTCGTCGACCTGACCGGCAAGGAGGTCTGGCCCTGCGCTCACATCGAGAACTACGGCTTCGCCACTCGTCCGGAAGAGGCCGTGGAGGAGCTCAGCCAGGTCTTCCGCAACGGTGGTCACGGCCTGCACCTGTACATGCCGGACGTCTCGAACAGCAAGAAGCTCGTGGGCGACACCCGGGTGACGATGTTCGGTTCACCCCGGCGGCATCACACGGTCATGAACGTCATTGACCTGATCCGGCAGATGCCGCGTCCGAAGTACCCCGATTACCGCCGCACAGCGGTGCTCTACAACGACGACTCGCTGCAGAGCGATTTCCGCGACGGCCGCACGCACTGGTATCTCACCGAGGCCTGCTACACCTTCCTGGGACCGATTGCGGGCTCCTGGTTCCAGTTCATCGACCCCGGGCAGGTCCTGACGTGGCCGTCGCTGCGGGACCGGTTCGATGTCCTTTACGTGCCCACAGCCCGTTACCAGCGGCCGGAAGTGGTGGACAAGCTCAAGGAGTTCGTCCGCGCCGGTGGCACGCTGGTCTGCGGCGATCCGCAGGCTTTCGAGACAGACACGGTCGGCAACGACACCACGGCCTCGCGGAGCGAGCTGTTCGGAGTGCAGGTGGGAGACAAGCTCCAGGTCAAGACGATGACGGTCGCCGTCGACGACCACCGGTACACGCTGGAGGTCCCGACGACAGCCTTCTCGCTCAAGCCGAGCGACGAGACGCAGGTCCTGGGACGCTTCGAGGACAGCTCTCCTGCTATCACCCGCCACACCTTCGGTCAGGGCGCAGCGATCCTGTTTGCTGCGAACCCCTTCCAGTTCAAGGCGAACGAGGACCCGGCCTGGCAGGAGTTCTTCACTAGCTGGGTCCGCTCCTTCGGTGCGCCGGTCGGCCTGGATATCTGGCGCTTCCGTTTGCCCGACAGTGTGATCTGGCAGGAGCCCGCGGCTGAGGGTTACTGCCTGACCGGCAACAAGGTGCTGTGGCAGGAGGAGACGCCCCGGTTCCCGCGCAACCTCGACACAGGGGCGACATACAGCTACTCGCTGGCGCCCGACGCCATGGCCGATGCTGCGGTCAGCGAGGTTGCGGTCACCAAGGGCAAGCTGACCGACCGTCGCGCCTCCATTCTGGCCGAGAAGAGCAAGCCGGAGAACTACGCGCCGTACAAGCTGCCTGCGAGCGCCTGGATGGTGAGCTTCAAGCGCACCGACCCGGTGAGCATCACCTTCGACCTCAAGCAGGCCTGGCGATTGCGGTGCGCGAAGCTGTGGGTCAGCGACAGCCTGCCGGTCACGACGGCGGAAGTCAGCGCCGACGGCAGGATCTGGACACCGGCGGGGCAGGCCGCCGCCCTTGAGGCCGGGGCAGACATATACGACGTGACCCTCGACCTCAAAGCGCCGACGACCGCACGCTACCTGCGACTGAGCTTCGCCGCACGATCCGCCGGGCAAGCGATGACGATTGTCGAGGCCGAAGTGTGGGGCGATACACCCTAAGGCGCCTGCTGTAGACCCGTGGAATCACGTGACGCCGCAGTGCGAACTCCCCGACTTCGGGAAGCCGCCTGCGGCGTCTTTCGTAGATAGCGGTGCAGGACCGAGCCTCAGTGCCCCAGTACCAGCGCTTGCGCTTCGCCGGGCTCCAGTTGCACCGCCACGGTTGTACCGGCGGCCACCTTGCTGCCGCTGTAGAACTCCTCGCCGCTTCCCCACTCCACGGGCAGCGGGACCTTGAGGCTCACGGGCTTGCTGGTCGGGTTCATCAGCAAGACCAGCGTCGCTGTCCCGTGCTGCAAGGCCTCGACCTGTGCGGGATCCAGACCCGGCAGGGACAGGTGCTTGCCCTGCACGAAGAGGTCCTCATACTTCGCCACCAGGCGCGTGGCCTCACCCATCGCGATCCAGCTTCTGCCATCCATCTCGGTGCGCTCGTAGACGAGCACACCGCCGGTGCTATCGAGGGCCGTGCGCAGCAACCAGGCCTTCGTTAGTGCGGTGACCGGGGTCAGGACGTCTCGCTCGTAGGGAGTGAGGAGCGCACCGCAGACGAGTGGGATGCCCTTCAGCGCCTCACGGGTTGCAGCGACCGCCTCGACCGGCCTCCCGTAGCCGCATCCCGCGTGATCGCAGCCCTTCTCCTCGCCCACATAGCGCCATTCGACGCCGTAGCGCTCGGCATTGTCGGGCGTTGCATAGCCGCTGTAGACGCTGAACCGGGTGTCCGGCGACAGCTCGTGGATGGTCCGATGGAAGGCGCCGAAGAGCTTCGCCACACGGTGGGCCATGAAGTCCACCCACTGGTCGCGGTACTGTCGGCTAAGGAGGTCGGCGTCGAGCTTCTGCCCCTCAGGGAGCTTCGCGAAGTCGCGGAAGGCCTTCAGGCACCGGTCGCAGTAGCAGGAATGCGGTCCGGCGAAGGGCCCGTACTCGTAGTCATAGTCGAGGGTGCTGGGCCGGATGGTCTCGATCCTCTCACGCAGGCAGTCACGGACCGCACCCCAGCCCTCGCCGAGAAGCATGGTGGTACACATCAGGGAGTCGCTGGGTTTGCCCTGCCCATTGATCAACCGCTGCTCCGGGTGCTCGGCAAGGTAGGGTCCCAGGTTCAGGTTCCAGGACTCGAAGTTGACGCCGATGGTATGCCGTAGGCCGAAGCGAGGGGCGTTGTCCGAGGTCCAGCGGTCACCGGAAACCAGGTCATTGAACCCGGCGGCGCGGGCGCAGTCCATGACCTGCTCGCGCATCGCCAGGTTGTCCATGTTCGACAGCCAGCCGCCCCAGAGCTGCCAGGTCAGGGTCTTGCACTGAGCGCCCTTCACCTGCGGCAGGACTCGCACCTTGATCGTCTGCGGGGCCTCGAGGACGCTGCCACCGTTGGCGCGAGACCAGTACACGAACTGCGCGTCTGCGGGGACGTTGTCCTGGGTGACGCGCACGAAGGCCTGGAACTCCGACATGATGTAGTGTCGTCCCGTCAGGATCGGCTGGTCGGCGGCGATCTTCGCGACTCTCATCCGCTTGCCCAGGACGGTCTGCTCGCCAAGGTCGGTGGTGGTCCATCTGGGGATGCCCGGGCGGACGCCGTAGAAGCCGGTGCTGCCCAGAACCTCAAACCCCGGCGGCACCGCGAGGAAGCTCTCCCACTGATCGAGCTTGCGTCCGGGGAGGCCCTCAATGCGGAAGGCAAGGTGCTGGGTTACGCCCTGGGCCAGATAGTAGACCGGCTCAGGCGTCGGCCACACCCGCGTCTTCTCGTACAGCAAGGTGCAGCGCAGAACCGTCGGCTTGTCCCTGCTGCCCACGACCGGCCCAAGCAGCGTGTCGTCGCCGATCTTCGGTGCTCGTACCCAGGCCCCGTCGTCAAGAGTTGGGTCGAGGGCCTTCGGTGTATCCGCCGGAGCCATGACCCAGTCGGAGGCATCGAAGCGCCACTCACCGATCTGTCCCTGGAGGGCCGCAGTACCCTTCTGCAGACGCAGAGCCAACACGTTGCTTCCCTTCTCCAGTGCGGCCTCGATCTTGGCGCCGGAGGTGGCTGTGCCCTGCGCAAGAGGCTGACCGTTGAGGAAGAGCTCGTAGGGACCGTCGCAGGAGAGGGTGAGGTTGGCGAGGGAGGACTTGATGCCCTGAGGCAGCACCGGGGTCAGATACAAGGGCTGCAGGCTGGCGGCATCCAGGACGCCGTAGGCCATCTGCACCTCCCCCTCTCGTGGGAGGTCGAAGGAGTCGCCGTAGACGTGGCTCATGCCCCCGGCGGCTCTGATCTCGGTGAAGCTCAGGACGCGCGCCTTCGGGTCGGTGCTCGCAGGCGGCAGCGCATTGCCCTTCGCCTTGAGCGTCGCCGGCGGCTGGAGTTGCAGCGACGGAACGCTCTCAGCGAACACCAGCGTTCCCAGCTCCGCCGGGTCATGCACTCCCTTGTTCGTGAGATTCCAGGCGCTTTGCTCCTTGCGTCCTTTGGCCGACCGGGCGAAGCTAACACGCCACTGGTCGCCGGGCTTCGGCTTGCCGCCGAGGTCGCTCCAGGGGATGGACAGCTCGACCCACCAGCGCCTCTCCTCGATCTGCGCGCGAGCTGTGGCCTGCGAGTTCCAGGTCACGTCGCGGGAAGCCCATAGGTCCGGCTCGCTGCAGCGTGCGTCGGTGATGGTGCCCAGCGCGTTGACCGAGAAGTCGTAGACACTTGTCGAGCCCGCGGGCTGTAGCAGCAGCATTACGCAGTCGTCGGCATAGAGGTCACCATCGCGCTGCGTGACCTTCGCGAGGAACTCATGGCGACGCTGCTGGGCGGTGTCGAGGAGCGGCTCGGGGCAATCAAAGCGCAGCTTGAGGCACTGGTCGTCATAGGCGATCCGTACCTGCGTCGGAGCTTGCGCCGGGCTCTTGGCGCCGACCGCGACGAAGCCGTCGATCGTGGTTGCGGTCGCGAGATCGCCCTGTCCGACTGCCACCAGCGGACGTCGCCCGAGCAACTGTGGCGCTGCCGCTAGCTGCTCCGGTGTGAGGTCGGGCGTCGTGCTGACGACGATGCTGTCCAGACAGACCGCTCCGCGAGCGCCGGGGCCGCGATTGGAGCAGAGACTGAAGCGGTCGCCCAGCTCGCCCGGGGATACGGCGTCGAAGGTCAGCCACTCCCAGTCGGTCGTCTGCGTGGGCTTCGCGGTGCGCACAGCCTGGGTGTTGCCGCCCTGGGAGGTGGTGAGGCGCCAGGTGTCCTTCTCGTCGCCACTGCGGACGCGGCAGGCGACTCGAACCGGCCTGCTGGTGCGCGGGCAAGGGAGGTCGGCTGCAACCACGTACTGCTCGGAGCGGATCAGGCTCCCTTCGAGGGCTTGCGGATCAGCAGCGACGGTCTTCCCGTTGGGTGCGAAGTCCTCCGCTTCCAGCCGCCAGGGGCCGACCTCGACATCGGAGGTCTCAGGCGGCGCAGCCAGACTCACCCGGACATCATCGACCTCGAACACTGCCCCGGGCTGCACGTCGCGAGTGATGAAGTAGATGCCCAGCGACTTGTCGGTGGCCATCAGGGCCTTGGACAGGGACACCTCCTGCCACTGGTCGGTCAGGGTCTTGGTGGTCGGGGAGTACAGCCAGCCGTTGTTGGAGATCAGGCAGAGCCACACTTCCCCCTTGCCGCGCACGGAGGTGGTGACGGTGGCGAGACGCGCCCCGGTCAGACCGATGGCGGTGATCGCGAAGCCTTCCAGTTTCTTTTGGCCGGGCAGGACGCCTCGCAGGTACCACTGTCCCGAGGCGGCCTGACCCTGGAGACGCTCGATCTTGAGGTCCTCGGGCGCCTTGTAGTAGGAGTAGGCGCCGCCGGCGCCGGTCTCGAAGTCCTCGCGGAAGGTCTGCGCCAGACAGGGGCTCACCAGAAGCAGGGATAGCAGCAGGCAGGCGGGAACTCTCATTTCTCGTCTCCTTGGTGTCTTTGCGGGCGGGTGATTCGCGCCTCGCAGGAGCCACTGTGTCCGACAGTCAGTCGCCGACCACTACGCGCCAAAGTGAGGAACAGAATGCTTACGACCCTGGCCGAGGTTGCGCTCAGGAACGGTGCGACGATGACGATCCGGCTCTGTGAACCTCCCGAGGAGGACTGCGCCCGAAGACTCCTGCACTTCCTGCGCCACAAGGACGACGACAGCTCCCGCGGCATCCGCCAGCGCGTCCTGGGCCAGTATACCGAGCACTCGGTGGACCGCTACTTCGTTGGTGAAGTGGAAGGCCGCCTTGTCGGCCAGATCTGGTATGGGCTGCCGCGAGTCGACGACGGACGCACCTGGTATGTCGGGAACTTCGGCCACGTCTACACAGATCCCGACTGGCGCGGGCAGGGCATCGCCCACGAGCTGACTCGGGTAGTCGTCGACCACTTCAAGGCCGATCCCCTGGGGAGTTGCCTGCTGTGCTCAGCGAGTGAGCAGTCCGGGCGCATCTACCGCAGATTCGGGTTCGAGTTCATCCCGCCGACGGCCAACTCGGGCGCGATGGCGCTCCTCAAGCCCTCCGTGGCTCCGAGCTTCGCGGCCCTTGACGAGCAGTACTTCGCCCCGGGTCTGCCGGTGACGGTGCGGCTCGGCCACATCGGCGACCGACACGACCTCGACCGCATGCTGGACTTCTCCGCCCCCTGGATCGAGGCCCGCAAGAGCTGGCATCTCACCGGGCTCTCCCGGTGGACTCCCACCTTCATCTCGGCGCTGCACCACGTCGAGGATGGTCGCGGTCTGATGACGGTGCTGCAGACCAACTCAGGCAGCCTGGTGGGCTATGCCTTCGTACTGAGCCTGGGCTCCCGCTACGAGACGGGTGTGAAGACCTTCGACCTGGTGGTCCACCCGCACTACCTGATGGAGGGCCAGGGGCTCGCAACCGAGACCCTGCGACTGGCTCACGAAGCAGGCATGAGCGGCATCCACGCCACCGTCGCGGCGTGTGACCAGGACAAGCTGAGCCTGCTACGGTCCGCCGGGTTCACGGAGCAGTACCGCTTCGCCGACGCCTTCGTCCTCGACGAGGAGCGCCACAACGTGCTGCTCCTGAGGGCAGAAGGCTGAGGGGCAACGGACAACTACTTGCTGAGAAGGGCGCCGGTAAGGTCACGGCGCCCTTCTTGATTCAGAGTGCTCGGCAAGGGCTACCAGTTGGTCAGGAACCCGAAGGCGCGGTCAGTGAAGCCCGGCAAACCCTCGTGGCCGAAGTCGGGGTAGATGACGACTTCCTTCGGCGACGTGATCTTGTTGAAGGCCGCGAACTGAGTGGAGGGCGGGC
The nucleotide sequence above comes from Armatimonadia bacterium. Encoded proteins:
- a CDS encoding beta-galactosidase trimerization domain-containing protein, which codes for LAEIGGRPVPGETWGLNVGRERKGAEPEVSSWAPSSGFSDPAKLGEMHFAAPAGPVGLEILSRGGAGEQFRDTGHNVFRVAATNQGRQPVTVRLRVETGGKEIGATAAEVPAGKTTSLSAPYEVPAGAKGQVSFAATVGDQPLYASDLDLLAAETRQPRTWVVDKPLFKELLSNEPPGLARDGVLMWSHTLNLSLMRETARRFAVRYVADETFRDYGTHGLIVIGGQVAGDRVEPFKRYDIKMAGYTRALPPGVPWALDPRAIDDYISGIETLLTEPHPHLWGIYTGDELDEIAMGQGVDLMAAPPKDYPYLAQAEEEVRQKYGGGKWGIPQGPEDKNPYRWIAYQRWAASRMRDRYQRLHDAVQRLDPKVHLVSTDPVGGVHGREFSSQAPYFDIFTHQYLPRQSRWRQYLGLLTKVLVDLTGKEVWPCAHIENYGFATRPEEAVEELSQVFRNGGHGLHLYMPDVSNSKKLVGDTRVTMFGSPRRHHTVMNVIDLIRQMPRPKYPDYRRTAVLYNDDSLQSDFRDGRTHWYLTEACYTFLGPIAGSWFQFIDPGQVLTWPSLRDRFDVLYVPTARYQRPEVVDKLKEFVRAGGTLVCGDPQAFETDTVGNDTTASRSELFGVQVGDKLQVKTMTVAVDDHRYTLEVPTTAFSLKPSDETQVLGRFEDSSPAITRHTFGQGAAILFAANPFQFKANEDPAWQEFFTSWVRSFGAPVGLDIWRFRLPDSVIWQEPAAEGYCLTGNKVLWQEETPRFPRNLDTGATYSYSLAPDAMADAAVSEVAVTKGKLTDRRASILAEKSKPENYAPYKLPASAWMVSFKRTDPVSITFDLKQAWRLRCAKLWVSDSLPVTTAEVSADGRIWTPAGQAAALEAGADIYDVTLDLKAPTTARYLRLSFAARSAGQAMTIVEAEVWGDTP
- a CDS encoding carbohydrate-binding family 9-like protein; amino-acid sequence: MRVPACLLLSLLLVSPCLAQTFREDFETGAGGAYSYYKAPEDLKIERLQGQAASGQWYLRGVLPGQKKLEGFAITAIGLTGARLATVTTSVRGKGEVWLCLISNNGWLYSPTTKTLTDQWQEVSLSKALMATDKSLGIYFITRDVQPGAVFEVDDVRVSLAAPPETSDVEVGPWRLEAEDFAPNGKTVAADPQALEGSLIRSEQYVVAADLPCPRTSRPVRVACRVRSGDEKDTWRLTTSQGGNTQAVRTAKPTQTTDWEWLTFDAVSPGELGDRFSLCSNRGPGARGAVCLDSIVVSTTPDLTPEQLAAAPQLLGRRPLVAVGQGDLATATTIDGFVAVGAKSPAQAPTQVRIAYDDQCLKLRFDCPEPLLDTAQQRRHEFLAKVTQRDGDLYADDCVMLLLQPAGSTSVYDFSVNALGTITDARCSEPDLWASRDVTWNSQATARAQIEERRWWVELSIPWSDLGGKPKPGDQWRVSFARSAKGRKEQSAWNLTNKGVHDPAELGTLVFAESVPSLQLQPPATLKAKGNALPPASTDPKARVLSFTEIRAAGGMSHVYGDSFDLPREGEVQMAYGVLDAASLQPLYLTPVLPQGIKSSLANLTLSCDGPYELFLNGQPLAQGTATSGAKIEAALEKGSNVLALRLQKGTAALQGQIGEWRFDASDWVMAPADTPKALDPTLDDGAWVRAPKIGDDTLLGPVVGSRDKPTVLRCTLLYEKTRVWPTPEPVYYLAQGVTQHLAFRIEGLPGRKLDQWESFLAVPPGFEVLGSTGFYGVRPGIPRWTTTDLGEQTVLGKRMRVAKIAADQPILTGRHYIMSEFQAFVRVTQDNVPADAQFVYWSRANGGSVLEAPQTIKVRVLPQVKGAQCKTLTWQLWGGWLSNMDNLAMREQVMDCARAAGFNDLVSGDRWTSDNAPRFGLRHTIGVNFESWNLNLGPYLAEHPEQRLINGQGKPSDSLMCTTMLLGEGWGAVRDCLRERIETIRPSTLDYDYEYGPFAGPHSCYCDRCLKAFRDFAKLPEGQKLDADLLSRQYRDQWVDFMAHRVAKLFGAFHRTIHELSPDTRFSVYSGYATPDNAERYGVEWRYVGEEKGCDHAGCGYGRPVEAVAATREALKGIPLVCGALLTPYERDVLTPVTALTKAWLLRTALDSTGGVLVYERTEMDGRSWIAMGEATRLVAKYEDLFVQGKHLSLPGLDPAQVEALQHGTATLVLLMNPTSKPVSLKVPLPVEWGSGEEFYSGSKVAAGTTVAVQLEPGEAQALVLGH
- a CDS encoding GNAT family N-acetyltransferase, coding for MLTTLAEVALRNGATMTIRLCEPPEEDCARRLLHFLRHKDDDSSRGIRQRVLGQYTEHSVDRYFVGEVEGRLVGQIWYGLPRVDDGRTWYVGNFGHVYTDPDWRGQGIAHELTRVVVDHFKADPLGSCLLCSASEQSGRIYRRFGFEFIPPTANSGAMALLKPSVAPSFAALDEQYFAPGLPVTVRLGHIGDRHDLDRMLDFSAPWIEARKSWHLTGLSRWTPTFISALHHVEDGRGLMTVLQTNSGSLVGYAFVLSLGSRYETGVKTFDLVVHPHYLMEGQGLATETLRLAHEAGMSGIHATVAACDQDKLSLLRSAGFTEQYRFADAFVLDEERHNVLLLRAEG